A genomic region of Trifolium pratense cultivar HEN17-A07 linkage group LG3, ARS_RC_1.1, whole genome shotgun sequence contains the following coding sequences:
- the LOC123914090 gene encoding cyclin-dependent kinase C-2-like: MTMAAPGHLNVTESPSRGSRSVDCFEKLEQIGEGTYGQVYMAREIETGEIVALKKIRMDNEREGFPITAIREIKILKKLHHENVIKLKEIVTSPGPEKDDQGRPDGNKYKGGIYMVFEYMDHDLTGLADRPGMRFTVPQIKCYMRQLLTGLHYCHVNQVLHRDIKGSNLLIDNEGNLKLADFGLARSFSNEHNANLTNRVITLWYRPPELLLGTTRYGPAVDMWSVGCIFAELLHGKPIFPGKDEPEQLNKIFELCGAPDETNWPGVTKTPWYNQFKPTRPMKRRLREVFRHFDRHALELLEKMLTLDPAQRIPAKDALDAEYFWTDPLPCDPKSLPKYESSHEFQTKKKRQQQRLNEENAKRLKMQHPQQHTRLPPIQQGGQHAQMRQGPSHPVHGSQPAVAAGPSHHYGKPRGPSGGPGRYPPGGNPSGGYNHPNRGGQGGGAGYGSGPYPPQGRGAPYGSSGMPAGPGGGGPRGGGGSGYGVGAPNYPQGGPPYGGSAGGRGSNMMGGNRNQQYGWQQ, from the exons ATGACAATGGCTGCCCCAGGGCATCTCAACGTCACTGAATCTCCTTCCCGTGGATCCCGCAGCGTTGATTGCTTCGAGAAATTGGAGCAAATCGGCGAAGGAACCTATGG TCAGGTTTACATGGCCCGAGAGATCGAAACCGGTGAAATTGTCGCCCTGAAGAAAATACGAATGGACAATGAGAGAGAAGGG TTTCCTATAACTGCTATACGTGAAATCAAAATTCTAAAGAAACTACACCATGAAAACGTAATCAAGTTGAAGGAAATCGTCACATCTCCAG GTCCTGAGAAAGATGATCAAGGGAGGCCAG ATGGCAACAAATACAAAGGGGGCATATATATGGTCTTCGAATACATGGACCATGATTTAACAGGTCTTGCAGACCGGCCTGGCATGAGATTTACTGTCCCCCAAATTAAG TGTTACATGAGGCAGCTTTTGACAGGACTTCACTATTGTCATGTCAATCAAGTTCTTCATCGTGATATCAAAG GTTCAAATCTTCTCATAGATAATGAAGGTAATCTGAAGCTGGCAGATTTTGGATTGGCTCGGTCATTTTCGAATGAGCACAATGCAAACCTTACAAATCGAGTCATCACATTATGGTACAG ACCCCCTGAGTTACTACTGGGGACAACAAGGTACGGGCCAGCTGTGGATATGTGGTCTGTTGGGTGCATTTTTGCTGAGCTTCTTCACGGGAAGCCCATCTTTCCTGGAAAAGACGAG CCAGAGCAATTAAATAAGATTTTTGAGCTGTGTGGAGCACCGGATGAGACGAACTGGCCTGGAGTTACTAAGACTCCTTGGTACAATCAGTTTAAGCCAACAAGACCGATGAAAAGGCGCCTGAGGGAAGTTTTCAGACA TTTTGATCGCCATGCATTGGAGTTGTTGGAGAAGATGCTCACACTTGATCCAGCTCAG AGAATTCCTGCCAAGGACGCACTTGATGCCGAGTATTTCTGGACTGATCCATTACCATGTGATCCCAAGAG TTTACCCAAGTACGAGTCATCACATGAGTTTCAGACCAAGAAAAAGCGTCAGCAGCAACGGCTGAATGAAGAAAATGCCAAACGTCTTAAAATGCAGCATCCACAGCAGCATACCCGTCTTCCGCCGATTCAGCAGGGTGGACAACATGCCCAAATGCGGCAAGGTCCTTCCCACCCTGTTCATGGTTCTCAACCAGCAGTTGCTGCCGGACCTAGCCATCATTATGGTAAGCCTCGAGGGCCTTCTGGTGGGCCAGGAAGATATCCTCCTGGTGGGAACCCTAGTGGGGGATACAATCATCCAAATCGTGGAGGTCAAGGAGGGGGTGCTGGTTATGGCAGTGGACCATATCCTCCTCAAGGGCGAGGAGCACCTTATGGGTCTAGTGGTATGCCTGCAGGACCCGGCGGCGGTGGTCCTCGTGGTGGAGGTGGCAGTGGCTATGGAGTTGGAGCTCCAAATTATCCTCAAGGTGGTCCTCCATATGGTGGGTCGGCTGGTGGTCGAGGGTCAAACATGATGGGTGGGAATCGCAATCAACAGTATGGTTGGCAGCAGTAG
- the LOC123915298 gene encoding uncharacterized protein LOC123915298, which yields MMMKKKQEVIVQKSHKCNICGKCFSNGKALGGHRRSHFLKKKPNLQKSPELKTPSKTIRVRFFNDDEDIDCKKNQITRCYICNKKFPTKNALYGHMRSHPDRVCKGVSRPSNYDIQNSSSSNNSDKREDRDDDDDDDGGDGNFSLPKWKKRDKRGRKCIGSAEAATNLLYLRSDTHNCEVSGLNSKNSEFPLPIKKRDFFIGESSSNGNGKKEFVVNKIKVVFGGSLKIENKSDWNGDDDHDHDHDEKKLMASEGLCESRVDEKPSNLSEEQKKFNFDLNEPYVMED from the coding sequence atgatgatgaagaagaagcaagAAGTTATTGTTCAAAAATCACACAAGTGCAATATTTGTGGCAAGTGTTTTAGCAATGGAAAAGCATTAGGTGGTCACAGAAGATCTCACTTTCTTAAGAAAAAACCTAATCTTCAAAAATCACCAGAGCTGAAAACCCCTAGTAAGACAATTAGGGTTAGGTTTTTcaatgatgatgaagatatTGATTGCAAAAAGAATCAAATTACTCGTTGTTATATTTGCAATAAGAAATTTCCAACAAAGAATGCTTTGTATGGTCACATGAGATCTCATCCTGATAGGGTTTGTAAAGGAGTCAGCCGACCTTCAAATTATGATATTCAAAACTCTTCTTCTTCCAATAATTCCGATAAAAGAGAAGAtcgagatgatgatgatgatgacgatggTGGTGATGGTAATTTTTCTTTGCCAAAATGGAAAAAGAGAGATAAAAGAGGTAGAAAATGTATTGGTAGTGCCGAGGCGGCTACAAACCTATTGTATCTTCGATCTGATACACACAACTGTGAGGTTTCAGGTTTGAACTCAAAGAATTCTGAATTTCCACTTCCAATTAAAAAAAGGGATTTTTTTATTGGTGAGTCATCATCAAATGGGAATGGTAAGAAAGAGTTTGTGGTGAACAAGATTAAAGTTGTTTTTGGTGGTTCATTGAAGATTGAAAACAAAAGTGATTGGAATGGTGATGATGATCATGATCATGATCATGATGAGAAGAAACTAATGGCAAGTGAAGGTTTATGTGAATCTAGGGTTGATGAGAAACCGAGTAATCTTtctgaagaacaaaaaaaattcaactttgaTTTGAATGAGCCATATGTTATGGAAGACTAA